The genomic window GTTCTTAGCTAACTCACAGTCTCCATGCAGTTGATCTTAATTAGTATTATCTAATTTTACACTATAATGATATTTTTTGAAGGTATACACTACAATGATTGAATTTCTTTTGTTCAACACATTGAAATATTTTTCCATGCCATATTCAATTCAATGCcaattcatttcttcttcttcttttcagttAGCAGGAATCTACAAGAACGTAATAGCTACGGACACGAGTCTAAAACAACTGGAATTCGCACGGAAGCTCCCCAACATTCAATACAAACAAACTCCTCCATCTATGTCAATTTCCGAGCTCCAAAAATCAGTATCTCCCAATTCCAGTGTAGACCTAATCACCATAGCTCAGGCTCTCCACTGGTTTGATCTTCCGAATCTCTATGAACAAGTCAAATGGATACTCAAGAAACCAAATGGAATAATCTCTGCTTGGTGCTACACCACACCAAAAGTCAACGACTCGTTCAATGCCGTTTTCGACCAGTTTTATGCTGTTGACAGCAAACCTTATTGGGACGCTAAGCGGAAATTGATCGATGAGAAGTATATGACTGTTGATTTTCCGTTCGTGCCTGTTGATGGAGAAAATGAGACAGGGCCATTTGAGTTTAAGACAGAGAAGGTAATGGATTTAGAGGAGTTTTTGACTTATTTAAGATCATGGTCAGCGTATCAGACGGCTAAGGATAAAGGTGTGGAATTGTTGAGTGATGATGTAATTGAGAAGTTTAAGGTTGCTTGGGATGAGGATGGTGTTAGCAAGAAGAGTGTCAAGTTCCCTGTCTATCTTAGGATTGGAAAAGTAGGAAATTGTGCTTAAATTTCTCTGTCACAAGTATTATAATTTATCAATAATTGCTGTGATTTTACTTTTGGGGATGAAGAAAACTATTGTGGAGAGATTTTTATCATGTAGTGTCATGTAGTGGTTCTTATGATTTTGAACTCCTCTATGAAATTCATAGTTTCCGAAATCGATAGCTTAGATGGAAAATAATTGCTATGGTTTTAGGTTTTAGAATGGTGAGATATATCATTAACGAATTCTGTAGAAAAAACGAAGGTGCGTGGCGGATACACAAGTGTGCTGGAGCTTGATCAAAATTCAGAAGGACATGACGGATTTAGGCGACGATTTGTGTGTCTACGGTCTACAGTGACCTACAAGGCTTGCTTCAAGCAATGGATGGATTCGTGTATTGTATACTGTACCTAATCTAATACTAATAGTACTAGGAGgaaataaattataaaaataaaatttcatTTTGTGCTGACCTTATAATTGAAATTGATCTTTAACTAGTCAGTAGACCCGTCCGTTGAACGAAAAGTCCGTACTTttgaaaattaataatttaaatatatcatataataattatttgtattaaaaattattaaatttatATCAAATATTTTATCAAAAGggaattattttaattttatatcaattataattattttgattttattcAAAATCTACAATCCCATTAGAAtcaaaattttattttgttttcaaaaataataaacGTAGCAAAAAGTAAAAATTACATATCAAAATTTGatttgataataaaatttataattgcatCTAATCAATTCAATTTTTCCTATTGTTTGAAATATAAGATATGCTCATtttaattaaaaatagaaaaaaaatatagtgaatttttattagaaataatagtttgataaaaaattagaaagaaaataatatatattatattttgattagaaatatttttttaataatatgtccgtttgaataggaaaaaagaaGATATGTCCGTTTTAATTATAAATAGGAAAgaatataatgaattttaattagtaaaaattattaattgtttgaaaaataagataTCTCCATTTTAATTAAGAATAGAAAAAAAGATATAGTCGATTTATTAGGAATAATAacttaaaaaaaatagaaaaaaaatatatattgtaatttgattaggaatatttttttttaataatatgccCTTTTGAATACGGAAAAAAAATACATGTCCGTTTTAATTAGAAATCGGAAAAAtaatataatgaattttaattagcaAAAATTTTTTAATaagaaaattaaaaaatatatatagtgtattataattttattaggaataattttttaaataaataattggtATATGATTAGGAATAAgtaattggtagaattttattaggaatcattattTTATGGTAGTTTGGTTTCTTAATTAGAATACTAAAAAAATTAATATTGATTTAAAATTATAACTTGAATCCTAATTAAACTCAAAAATTTGATTTCTAATTAAAATGTCATGTAtctgatttgacaataaaatttataattaaattacAATTAGAACAAATTAAAAAAATTCTATCTATTCTATTCTAATATGTATATAAGATTACGTTCAATAATGAAATTTGTGCATTAATAATTGAAATGAGAGTTCTTGGTTCCTACTTTCTACACTCACACATTCATTGTAAGTTACAATTATAATACTACTAGACAGCATGTTCTTTTTAGATTCTAGAAAATTAAAAGGAATAGAAAATGTCTCATATATATAActtcattttttattttattttttgataaaagatgtattgttattattattactttaatttaATTAAAGGTGGCATGTTGCATATCGGTTCAACTCTAACCAATCTCAACTTGTCGATTTTCACTTCCCTGAAATTCGCCCATGCTATTGATGACAGGTGCAAAATCTTTATCAACTAATTCCTGATTGTTATGCATCCCTTTAGATAATCCGGCCAAATACAAAGTAACAAAGCACATGTCTCTGTTAAAAGGTGACGACAACACTTTCCAAATTTTCTTCCTTTACTTTCCTTATTTGCATACCTTCTACATTCATCAGATTACCACCAAGAAAAAAAAAAGAACGGCACGATTGTTTATCAAGCAAGCAAAGCAGTATGCGGAAGCTCGACCTAGTTATCCACCTGAATTGTTCCGGTTCATCGCCTCCAAGACGCCGTTTCACGACCTCGCTTGGGATATCGGCACCGGTAACGGCCAGGCTGCTCAATCCGTAAGTCCCTTGATCTGATTTGAGTCCTAATTTTAGTTTAGAATCCAAGATAACTTCTAGGTTCGACTTTTGAGTCCAATGAAACTAATCATGTTCCTCTCAATTTGATATTTTGGCCTAATCAAGTGAAGCCGCTCAATTCTTATTAGAAAATCTGATCCCTAGTTTCTTAGCTAACTAATGTgatcgttattatcattatctaattTTATATACTACAAGTATTGAATTTCTTTTGCTTTTCAACATAAAATAATTTGCCATTTTTTTTTATTCAGTTAGCAGAATCTACAAGAACGTAATAGCTACAGACACAAGTCCAAAACAACACGAATTCGCACATAAGCTCCCCAACATTCATTACAAACAAACTCCTCCATTAATGTCCATTTCCGAGCTCCAAAAATCAATATCTCCCAACTCCAGTGAAGACCTAATCACTATAGCTCAAGCTCTCCATTGGTTCAATCTTCCGAATCTCTATGAACAGGCCAAATGGATACTCAAAAAACCCAATGGAATAATCTCTGCTTGGTGCTACACCAACCCAAACGTCAACGACTCAGTCAATGCTGTTTTCGATCAGTTTAACAATGTCGACAGCGAACCTTATAGGGATGCTAAGCGGAAATTGGTCTCGAGAAGTATATGAACGTTGATTTTCCATTCGAGCCTGCTGATGGAGAAAATGATATAGGGCCTTTTGAGTTTGTGACAGAGAAGGTAATGGATTTAGAGGAGTATTTGACTTATATAAGATCATGGTCAGAGTATCAGACGGCTAAGGATAAAGGTGCGGAATTGTTGAACGATGATGTGATTGACGAGTTTAAGATCGCGTGGGATGAAAATGGTGTTAGTAAGAAGAGTGTCAAGTTCCCTATCTATCTTAGGATTGGAAAAGTAGGAAATTGTGCTTAAATTTCTGTCACAAGTATTATAATTTATCAATAATTGCTATGATTTTCAACTCGTCTGTGGAAATTCATAGTTTTCGATATCAATAGCttaattatataaaaaattattatcaatatatatatatatggaaaataATTGCTATGGTTTTAGGCTTTATAATGGTAAAAAATATCCGAATGTTGGAAGATCCATACGAGATTTTGAAGCTCATGGTTTTCGAAACCGATAGTTTATACTCTCTCCGTCTTTAATTATTgctgttttttatttttttagattcaTTCAAGTAAAAAGTTGATGTATGATACATTTATTTTTTAATGAACCTCAAAAGAAAAAATGACAACTATATTCTAAAGACCAAAGGTAGTAATAGTATACAAAAATAAATGTCATTCACATTGAA from Rutidosis leptorrhynchoides isolate AG116_Rl617_1_P2 unplaced genomic scaffold, CSIRO_AGI_Rlap_v1 contig386, whole genome shotgun sequence includes these protein-coding regions:
- the LOC139883356 gene encoding uncharacterized protein, which produces MAQLFIKQAKQYAETRPSYPPELFRFIASKTPFHDLVWDVGTGSGQAAQSLAGIYKNVIATDTSLKQLEFARKLPNIQYKQTPPSMSISELQKSVSPNSSVDLITIAQALHWFDLPNLYEQVKWILKKPNGIISAWCYTTPKVNDSFNAVFDQFYAVDSKPYWDAKRKLIDEKYMTVDFPFVPVDGENETGPFEFKTEKVMDLEEFLTYLRSWSAYQTAKDKGVELLSDDVIEKFKVAWDEDGVSKKSVKFPVYLRIGKVGNCA